The Anopheles coluzzii chromosome 2, AcolN3, whole genome shotgun sequence genome window below encodes:
- the LOC120961615 gene encoding kelch-like protein 5 isoform X1 yields the protein MSNELSCKGSPTSSASVRASLVTDESHFSLASLNSSVSQDEFFRCRDHSDVVLKRMQDYLQSEKLCDVVLIAGVDGRRIPAHRLVLSASSAYFSAMFTGQLRESQQEEITLQEVSGDALNSLIQYCYTGAIEIREDTVETLLATACLLQLSTIVGACCNFLARQLHPSNCLGFSLFAEQQGCTALLKLATAYTCQHFQQVWKNQEFFMLDAAQLANLLRSDDLNVPNEQEVFHALMAWIQYDAEGRKRHIPELLALIKLPLLQPSFIVDHVEALCGGANECQQLVMEAFKWHLIPGRRSLISTSRTRPRKSTMGRLLAVGGMDGHKGAISIESYDPRLDKWTLLKNMPTRRLQFGVAVLEDKLIIVGGRDGLKTLNTVDSFDLNTMCWSTLVPPMGTPRHGLGVAFLEGPLYAVGGHDGWSYLNTVERWDPSARTWSYVAPMSAMRSTAGVAVLGGRLYVIGGRDGSVCHRTVECYDPHTNKWTLRAPMNQRRGCVGVGVLNGFLYALGGHDCPPSNPAVCRTDTVERYDPTTDTWTLIASLSVGRDAIGVSVLGDWLVALGGYDGIQYLKIVEQYDAETNEWTPIAPVNYSRAGACVVAIPNSFSNPASTTGGVALPSTSAANPSSPNNAIAASSSSSAVNVPVANNSTTGWRGSTSASNYYYRRHFRICDYYV from the exons ATGAGCAACGAACTGTCCTGCAAGGGAAGCCCCACATCCAGTGCGAGCGTCCGCGCCAGTCTCGTGACGGACGAGAGCCACTTCAGCCTGGCCAGCCTCAACTCTTCCGTCAGCCAGGACGAGTTCTTCCGGTGCCGCGATCACTCCGATGTGGTGCTGAAACGAATGCAAG ACTACCTCCAGAGCGAGAAGCTTTGTGACGTGGTGCTGATCGCTGGTGTCGACGGTCGACG AATACCCGCCCACCGGCTGGTGCTGTCGGCCTCGTCCGCCTACTTCAGCGCCATGTTTACGGGGCAGCTGCGCGAAAGCCAGCAGGAAGAGATCACGCTCCAGGAGGTGTCGGGCGATGCGCTCAACTCGCTCATCCAGTACTGCTACACCGGCGCGATCGAGATCCGGGAGGACACGGTCGAGACGCTGCTGGCCACGGCGTGCCTTCTGCAGCTCAGCACGATCGTCGGCGCCTGCTGCAACTTCCTAGCCCGTCAATTACATCCGTCCAACTGTCTCGGGTTTTCGCTGTTTGCCGAGCAGCAGGGCTGCACGGCGCTGCTGAAGCTGGCGACCGCCTACACCTGCCAGCACTTCCAGCAGGTGTGGAAAAACCAGGAGTTCTTCATGCTGGACGCCGCCCAGCTCGCCAATCTGCTGCGCAGCGATGACCTGAACGTGCCGAACGAGCAGGAAGTGTTTCACGCGCTGATGGCCTGGATCCAGTACGACGCGGAGGGCCGCAAGCGGCACATCCCGGAGCTGTTGGCACTGATCAAGCTGCCACTGTTGCAACCTTCG TTCATAGTGGATCACGTGGAAGCACTGTGTGGTGGTGCGAACGAGTGCCAGCAGCTCGTGATGGAAGCGTTCAAGTGGCATCTGATCCCGGGCCGCCGGTCGCTCATTTCCACCTCGCGGACGAGGCCGCGCAAGTCGACCATGGGCCGGCTGTTGGCGGTGGGCGGTATGGACGGGCACAAGGGTGCGATCAGCATCGAAAGCTACGATCCGCGGCTGGACAAGTGGACGCTGCTGAAGAACATGCCGACCCGGCGGCTCCAGTTTGGGGTGGCGGTGCTGGAGGACAAGCTGATCATTGTCGGTGGCCGGGATGGGCTGAAGACGCTCAACACGGTGGACAGTTTCGATCTGAACACGATGTGCTGGAGCACGCTGGTGCCACCGATGGGTACGCCCAGGCATGGGCTCGGCGTGGCATTCCTCGAGGGACCGCTGTACGCGGTCGGTGGTCACGATGGGTGGAGTTATCTGAACACGGTCGAGCGGTGGGATCCTTCGGCGCGCACGTGGAGCTACGTTGCGCCAATGTCGGCCATGCGCTCGACCGCGGGCGTGGCGGTGCTGGGTGGCCGTTTGTACGTGATCGGCGGCCGGGATGGTAGCGTGTGTCACCGGACGGTGGAGTGTTACGATCCGCACACCAACAAGTGGACGCTGCGTGCGCCCATGAACCAGCGGCGCGGTTGCGTTGGAGTTGGCGTGCTGAACGGGTTCCTGTACGCGCTCGGTGGGCACGATTGTCCGCCGAGCAATCCGGCCGTCTGCCGGACGGACACCGTGGAGCGTTATGATCCGACCACGGATACGTGGACGCTG ATTGCATCGCTTAGCGTCGGCAGGGACGCGATCGGTGTCAGCGTGCTGGGCGACTGGTTGGTTGCCCTCGGCGGGTACGATGGCATCCAATACCTGAAGATCGTCGAGCAGTACGACGCGGAAACGAACGAGTGGACCCCGATCGCCCCGGTCAACTACAGCCGGGCCGGCGCTTGCGTCGTCGCGATACCGAACAGCTTCTCCAATCCGGCCTCGACGACCGGTGGCGTGGCGCTGCCCTCGACCAGTGCCGCCAATCCTTCCTCGCCGAACAATGCCATCGCTgcgtcctcgtcgtcctccgCGGTGAATGTTCCGGTCgccaacaacagcaccacg GGATGGCGCGGAAGTACCAGTGCCAGCAATTATTACTACCGCAGACATTTCCGCATTTGTGATTACTATGTGTAA
- the LOC120961615 gene encoding kelch-like protein 5 isoform X2, whose amino-acid sequence MSNELSCKGSPTSSASVRASLVTDESHFSLASLNSSVSQDEFFRCRDHSDVVLKRMQDYLQSEKLCDVVLIAGVDGRRIPAHRLVLSASSAYFSAMFTGQLRESQQEEITLQEVSGDALNSLIQYCYTGAIEIREDTVETLLATACLLQLSTIVGACCNFLARQLHPSNCLGFSLFAEQQGCTALLKLATAYTCQHFQQVWKNQEFFMLDAAQLANLLRSDDLNVPNEQEVFHALMAWIQYDAEGRKRHIPELLALIKLPLLQPSFIVDHVEALCGGANECQQLVMEAFKWHLIPGRRSLISTSRTRPRKSTMGRLLAVGGMDGHKGAISIESYDPRLDKWTLLKNMPTRRLQFGVAVLEDKLIIVGGRDGLKTLNTVDSFDLNTMCWSTLVPPMGTPRHGLGVAFLEGPLYAVGGHDGWSYLNTVERWDPSARTWSYVAPMSAMRSTAGVAVLGGRLYVIGGRDGSVCHRTVECYDPHTNKWTLRAPMNQRRGCVGVGVLNGFLYALGGHDCPPSNPAVCRTDTVERYDPTTDTWTLIASLSVGRDAIGVSVLGDWLVALGGYDGIQYLKIVEQYDAETNEWTPIAPVNYSRAGACVVAIPNSFSNPASTTGGVALPSTSAANPSSPNNAIAASSSSSAVNVPVANNSTTV is encoded by the exons ATGAGCAACGAACTGTCCTGCAAGGGAAGCCCCACATCCAGTGCGAGCGTCCGCGCCAGTCTCGTGACGGACGAGAGCCACTTCAGCCTGGCCAGCCTCAACTCTTCCGTCAGCCAGGACGAGTTCTTCCGGTGCCGCGATCACTCCGATGTGGTGCTGAAACGAATGCAAG ACTACCTCCAGAGCGAGAAGCTTTGTGACGTGGTGCTGATCGCTGGTGTCGACGGTCGACG AATACCCGCCCACCGGCTGGTGCTGTCGGCCTCGTCCGCCTACTTCAGCGCCATGTTTACGGGGCAGCTGCGCGAAAGCCAGCAGGAAGAGATCACGCTCCAGGAGGTGTCGGGCGATGCGCTCAACTCGCTCATCCAGTACTGCTACACCGGCGCGATCGAGATCCGGGAGGACACGGTCGAGACGCTGCTGGCCACGGCGTGCCTTCTGCAGCTCAGCACGATCGTCGGCGCCTGCTGCAACTTCCTAGCCCGTCAATTACATCCGTCCAACTGTCTCGGGTTTTCGCTGTTTGCCGAGCAGCAGGGCTGCACGGCGCTGCTGAAGCTGGCGACCGCCTACACCTGCCAGCACTTCCAGCAGGTGTGGAAAAACCAGGAGTTCTTCATGCTGGACGCCGCCCAGCTCGCCAATCTGCTGCGCAGCGATGACCTGAACGTGCCGAACGAGCAGGAAGTGTTTCACGCGCTGATGGCCTGGATCCAGTACGACGCGGAGGGCCGCAAGCGGCACATCCCGGAGCTGTTGGCACTGATCAAGCTGCCACTGTTGCAACCTTCG TTCATAGTGGATCACGTGGAAGCACTGTGTGGTGGTGCGAACGAGTGCCAGCAGCTCGTGATGGAAGCGTTCAAGTGGCATCTGATCCCGGGCCGCCGGTCGCTCATTTCCACCTCGCGGACGAGGCCGCGCAAGTCGACCATGGGCCGGCTGTTGGCGGTGGGCGGTATGGACGGGCACAAGGGTGCGATCAGCATCGAAAGCTACGATCCGCGGCTGGACAAGTGGACGCTGCTGAAGAACATGCCGACCCGGCGGCTCCAGTTTGGGGTGGCGGTGCTGGAGGACAAGCTGATCATTGTCGGTGGCCGGGATGGGCTGAAGACGCTCAACACGGTGGACAGTTTCGATCTGAACACGATGTGCTGGAGCACGCTGGTGCCACCGATGGGTACGCCCAGGCATGGGCTCGGCGTGGCATTCCTCGAGGGACCGCTGTACGCGGTCGGTGGTCACGATGGGTGGAGTTATCTGAACACGGTCGAGCGGTGGGATCCTTCGGCGCGCACGTGGAGCTACGTTGCGCCAATGTCGGCCATGCGCTCGACCGCGGGCGTGGCGGTGCTGGGTGGCCGTTTGTACGTGATCGGCGGCCGGGATGGTAGCGTGTGTCACCGGACGGTGGAGTGTTACGATCCGCACACCAACAAGTGGACGCTGCGTGCGCCCATGAACCAGCGGCGCGGTTGCGTTGGAGTTGGCGTGCTGAACGGGTTCCTGTACGCGCTCGGTGGGCACGATTGTCCGCCGAGCAATCCGGCCGTCTGCCGGACGGACACCGTGGAGCGTTATGATCCGACCACGGATACGTGGACGCTG ATTGCATCGCTTAGCGTCGGCAGGGACGCGATCGGTGTCAGCGTGCTGGGCGACTGGTTGGTTGCCCTCGGCGGGTACGATGGCATCCAATACCTGAAGATCGTCGAGCAGTACGACGCGGAAACGAACGAGTGGACCCCGATCGCCCCGGTCAACTACAGCCGGGCCGGCGCTTGCGTCGTCGCGATACCGAACAGCTTCTCCAATCCGGCCTCGACGACCGGTGGCGTGGCGCTGCCCTCGACCAGTGCCGCCAATCCTTCCTCGCCGAACAATGCCATCGCTgcgtcctcgtcgtcctccgCGGTGAATGTTCCGGTCgccaacaacagcaccacgGTTTAG